One window from the genome of Oryza glaberrima chromosome 3, OglaRS2, whole genome shotgun sequence encodes:
- the LOC127765696 gene encoding uncharacterized protein LOC127765696 encodes MVLRIECLEQWLEYCPREENKFTHHLPHLQVAVWRRPHPTCLFFQFTGACRAPHRSAPPTRHGGRSPMRGPGPTRKSSSPRLTGWSRRPPPSTGCSTSSTIGSRNSTLWRAVAMWREKAWQPRNCG; translated from the exons ATGGTGCTGCGAATTGAATG CCTGGAGCAATGGCTGGAGTACTGCCCGAGAGAGGAGAATAAGTTCACTCATCACCTGCCCCATCTGCAAGTAGCCGTGTGGCGTCGCCCACACCCGACCTGCCTCTTCTTCCAGTTCACCGGAGCGTGCCGTGCCCCACACAGGTCGGCTCCTCCCACGCGGCACGGCGGCAGGAGCCCGATGCGCGGGCCGGGGCCGACCCGGAAGAGCTCGTCGCCGAGGTTGACCGGCTGGAGTAGAAGGCCACCTCCCTCGACAGGGTGCTCGACGAGCAGCACGATAGGATCCAGAAACTCAACGCTATGGCGAGCG GTTGCTATGTGGAGGGAGAAGGCGTGGCAGCCAAG GAATTGTGGATGA